The following proteins come from a genomic window of Coffea arabica cultivar ET-39 chromosome 11c, Coffea Arabica ET-39 HiFi, whole genome shotgun sequence:
- the LOC113716171 gene encoding receptor kinase-like protein Xa21 yields MTVLFVLLALGSAVVAMVVSFLVIRKWRRKIVSPSNSDPDTTFERVSSHELRQITNWFSESALLGSGTFGSVYKGIRENGMTWAIKVFDLQLDGAFKSFNRECEVLRCLRHRNLTMVISACSNPDFKALILEYMPNGSLKKRLYSGTHILNIMQRLDIMIDAACGLEYLHYGYPTPVIHCDLKPSNILLDQDMVGHVCDFGIAKLLGDGESVV; encoded by the coding sequence ATGACAGTTTTGTTTGTGTTGTTGGCACTTGGATCAGCAGTTGTAGCCATGGTAGTTTCGTTTTTGGTGATAagaaaatggagaagaaaaattgtgtCTCCATCTAACTCAGATCCAGATACAACATTTGAGAGGGTATCATCCCACGAACTCAGACAAATAACAAACTGGTTCAGTGAGAGTGCATTGCTTGGCTCTGGAACCTTTGGTTCTGTTTACAAAGGAATACGAGAAAATGGGATGACTTGGGCTATAAAGGTTTTTGATTTGCAGCTTGATGGTGCATTTAAAAGCTTCAACAGGGAATGTGAAGTCTTACGGTGTCTTCGTCATCGTAATTTGACTATGGTCATCAGTGCTTGCTCAAATCCTGACTTTAaagctttgatacttgaatacATGCCCAATGGAAGCCTTAAGAAACGGCTTTATTCAGGCACTCATATCTTGAACATCATGCAAAGACTAGACATTATGATAGATGCAGCTTGTGGTTTGGAATATCTCCACTATGGTTATCCAACTCCTGTGATTCACTGTGATTTGAAGCCCAGCAATATCCTACTAGATCAAGATATGGTTGGTCATGTTTGTGACTTTGGAATTGCTAAGTTGTTGGGAGATGGAGAAAGTGTGGTATAA